In Sinorhizobium sojae CCBAU 05684, a single window of DNA contains:
- a CDS encoding MFS transporter — MRTIDVNEAIDNNPFGGFQWLVVGLCALLLIVDGYDVFVAGTVLPTLIAEWGLSKPQAGALQAWALFGMMFGALVFGPLADRIGRKKGIAISFMLFTVSTLLTGFANSPDQFKVFRFIAGIGCGGLMPNAVALMNEYAPKRLRGTMVALMFSGYSVGGMVAAGLGIGLIPQYGWKPMFFVAALPLLLLPVVLWKLPESLGFLIRQGQQEKAKRIYGKIDPSARLGDDDRLVFAETNGASASVAELFRHQRTLRTLMLWVAFFCCLLLVYLLSSWLPKVLQEAGYAEKASLLSLFSLNFGGMFGAIAGGWLGDRFGLPKVVVGFFVAAAASIALIGFNLPAVLLFLIVFVAGATTIGTQILLYASVAQLYNLSVRSTGLGWASGVGRIGAIVGPTLGGVLLAMEFPLQQNFLIFSIPAAVSALAMLVFAISNARRAGAVQLAAA; from the coding sequence ATGCGCACTATCGATGTGAATGAAGCAATCGACAACAATCCATTCGGGGGATTCCAATGGTTGGTGGTGGGGCTCTGTGCCCTGCTGCTGATCGTCGACGGCTATGATGTCTTCGTTGCGGGCACCGTTCTGCCGACGCTGATCGCGGAATGGGGCCTAAGCAAGCCGCAGGCCGGCGCGCTGCAGGCATGGGCTCTGTTCGGCATGATGTTCGGCGCGCTTGTTTTCGGACCGCTGGCGGACAGGATCGGTCGAAAGAAGGGCATCGCGATCAGCTTCATGCTGTTCACCGTTTCTACCCTTCTCACCGGCTTCGCCAACTCGCCGGATCAGTTCAAGGTCTTTCGCTTCATCGCCGGTATCGGCTGCGGTGGATTGATGCCGAACGCCGTGGCGCTGATGAACGAATATGCACCCAAGCGCCTTCGCGGCACCATGGTCGCCCTGATGTTTTCGGGCTACTCGGTTGGCGGTATGGTTGCGGCGGGCCTCGGCATCGGCCTCATCCCGCAATATGGCTGGAAGCCGATGTTCTTTGTTGCCGCCCTGCCGCTGCTTCTGCTTCCGGTCGTCCTGTGGAAGCTGCCTGAATCGCTCGGCTTCCTCATCCGTCAGGGCCAGCAGGAAAAGGCGAAGCGGATCTATGGCAAGATCGATCCCTCTGCACGCCTTGGCGACGACGACAGGCTGGTCTTCGCCGAAACCAACGGCGCCTCGGCATCGGTCGCTGAACTGTTCCGCCACCAGCGCACGCTGCGCACCCTCATGCTGTGGGTCGCCTTCTTCTGCTGCCTGCTGCTCGTCTATCTCTTGTCGTCCTGGCTGCCGAAGGTGCTGCAGGAAGCCGGCTATGCCGAAAAGGCCAGCCTCTTGAGCCTCTTTTCCCTCAACTTCGGCGGCATGTTCGGCGCGATCGCGGGCGGCTGGCTGGGCGACCGGTTCGGCCTGCCGAAGGTGGTGGTCGGTTTCTTCGTGGCGGCTGCCGCATCGATTGCGCTGATCGGCTTCAATCTACCAGCAGTGCTGCTGTTCCTGATCGTGTTCGTTGCCGGCGCCACCACAATCGGTACGCAGATCCTGCTCTATGCCAGCGTTGCGCAGCTCTATAACCTCTCCGTCCGCTCCACGGGGCTGGGCTGGGCATCGGGCGTCGGCCGCATCGGCGCCATTGTCGGCCCCACTCTGGGCGGCGTGCTGCTGGCGATGGAATTTCCGCTCCAGCAGAATTTCCTGATCTTTTCCATCCCGGCGGCGGTCTCGGCTCTGGCAATGCTGGTATTCGCGATCAGCAACGCGCGCCGCGCCGGCGCCGTGCAGCTAGCCGCGGCATAA
- the benD gene encoding benzoate diol dehydrogenase BenD — MSAPRFNGRFSGRVLVVTGAAQGIGRAVAIRAAEEGGKVVFVDRADFVAEVAAEARDAETAAFNADLETYEGAAAAMRFASETFGGIDILINNVGGAIRMRPYAEFEPQQIDAEIRRSLMPTLYCCHAVLPHLFARGGGTIVNVSSNATRGIHRVPYSAAKGGVNAITQALAMELAERNIRVVATAPGGTEAPPRRVPRNAAGDTAEEEAWMGDVVHQVKQSSFLKRYGTIEEQVAPILFLASDEASYITGSVLPVAGGDTG; from the coding sequence ATGAGCGCGCCGCGCTTCAATGGCCGCTTTAGCGGCAGGGTGCTGGTGGTGACCGGTGCCGCGCAGGGAATCGGTCGCGCGGTGGCAATCCGGGCTGCGGAGGAGGGCGGTAAGGTCGTGTTCGTCGACCGCGCCGACTTCGTCGCCGAGGTTGCAGCCGAGGCGCGGGACGCCGAAACCGCGGCATTCAACGCCGATTTGGAGACCTATGAAGGCGCGGCTGCCGCCATGCGCTTTGCCTCCGAAACGTTCGGCGGCATCGACATCCTGATCAACAATGTCGGTGGGGCGATCCGCATGCGTCCTTACGCGGAATTCGAGCCGCAGCAGATCGACGCGGAGATCCGCCGTTCGCTGATGCCGACGCTCTACTGCTGCCATGCGGTGTTGCCGCACCTCTTCGCGCGCGGCGGCGGCACCATCGTCAACGTGTCGTCGAACGCCACGCGCGGCATCCATCGCGTGCCCTATTCGGCAGCCAAAGGCGGCGTGAACGCCATTACTCAGGCGCTCGCGATGGAACTGGCGGAACGCAATATCCGCGTTGTCGCGACTGCACCGGGCGGCACGGAAGCGCCGCCGCGCCGCGTCCCGCGCAATGCCGCCGGCGACACGGCGGAGGAGGAGGCCTGGATGGGCGACGTCGTCCACCAGGTGAAGCAATCCAGCTTCTTGAAGCGATACGGGACCATCGAGGAACAGGTGGCGCCGATCCTTTTCCTGGCCTCGGACGAGGCGTCCTACATCACCGGCAGCGTGCTGCCCGTGGCCGGGGGCGATACCGGCTGA
- a CDS encoding arsenate reductase ArsC has product MSDKVYNVLFLCTGNSARSIIAEAILNRLGSGRFRAYSAGSYPKGEVHPFALQLLKGLNYDTSFARSKSWDEFAVPGAPQMDFVFTVCDNAAAEACPAWPGQPMTAHWGVPDPAAAEGSETERHFAFAETYRMLNNRLSIFTSLPMISLDRLALQRRLDEIGRDVPKAG; this is encoded by the coding sequence ATGAGCGACAAAGTCTACAATGTCCTCTTTCTGTGCACGGGCAATTCGGCCCGCTCGATCATCGCCGAAGCCATTCTGAACCGGCTCGGAAGCGGTCGGTTCCGCGCCTATTCGGCCGGGTCCTATCCGAAGGGAGAAGTGCATCCGTTCGCCTTGCAGCTTCTCAAGGGACTGAATTACGACACGTCGTTCGCGCGTTCGAAGTCCTGGGACGAGTTCGCGGTTCCCGGCGCGCCGCAGATGGATTTCGTCTTCACCGTCTGCGACAACGCGGCCGCCGAGGCTTGTCCGGCCTGGCCCGGCCAGCCGATGACGGCCCACTGGGGCGTGCCCGACCCGGCGGCGGCCGAGGGCAGCGAAACCGAGCGGCATTTCGCTTTCGCCGAGACATACCGAATGCTGAACAATCGCCTCTCGATATTCACCAGCCTGCCGATGATCAGCCTGGACAGGCTTGCCCTGCAGAGGCGACTTGACGAGATCGGTCGCGATGTTCCGAAGGCGGGCTGA
- the pcaD gene encoding 3-oxoadipate enol-lactonase yields MPFLELPSHRLHYRIDGDTDGCQSKPWLMFCNSLGTDLHMWDAQVAGLRPHFRMLRYDRRGHGLSSAPPPPYGLSDLGNDALALLDALKIERVHFCGLSIGGLTGQWLGIHAGYRLAKIALCATSAKIGTGEHWIERLEAVRGSGLAALTAATAERWFTPAYNTVEPGAVGKVLDSFVATSIDGYVGCCAALAGADLRTDIKRIANPVMAVSGDDDPVCPPSDLEDIAARVQQGRHLSLPGRHVVNVESAQAFNVALLGFFGCGSFVPPNCSEMQ; encoded by the coding sequence ATGCCTTTCCTAGAACTTCCCAGTCATCGCCTCCATTACCGCATCGACGGCGATACGGATGGGTGCCAGAGCAAGCCCTGGCTCATGTTCTGCAATTCGCTCGGCACCGACCTGCACATGTGGGACGCGCAGGTGGCTGGGCTGCGGCCGCATTTTCGCATGCTGCGGTACGATCGTCGCGGTCACGGCCTGTCGTCGGCTCCACCGCCGCCATACGGTCTGTCCGATCTCGGCAATGATGCGCTCGCGCTGCTCGATGCGCTTAAAATAGAGCGAGTGCATTTCTGCGGCCTTTCTATCGGCGGCCTGACAGGGCAGTGGCTGGGCATTCATGCCGGATATCGCCTTGCCAAGATCGCTCTGTGCGCGACATCCGCGAAGATCGGTACCGGCGAACACTGGATCGAGCGATTGGAGGCCGTGCGGGGGAGCGGTCTTGCGGCACTGACCGCCGCCACCGCCGAACGCTGGTTCACCCCGGCGTACAACACCGTCGAACCCGGCGCTGTCGGCAAGGTGCTCGACAGCTTTGTCGCGACGTCGATCGATGGCTATGTCGGCTGCTGTGCGGCTCTGGCCGGGGCCGACCTACGTACTGATATCAAGCGGATCGCCAACCCCGTCATGGCCGTTTCCGGCGATGACGACCCGGTGTGCCCGCCATCCGACCTGGAAGATATTGCTGCGCGCGTGCAGCAGGGCCGACATCTGTCGTTGCCGGGCCGCCACGTCGTCAACGTCGAATCGGCACAGGCATTCAATGTCGCACTTCTCGGATTTTTCGGGTGCGGAAGCTTCGTCCCACCGAATTGTTCTGAGATGCAGTAG
- the benC gene encoding benzoate 1,2-dioxygenase electron transfer component BenC, with the protein MASYRIALNFEDGVTRFIECKDGEKVLDAAFRNKINLPMDCSDGVCGTCKCRAESGSYDLGDDFIDDALTADEAESGLVLTCQMKPASDCVIAVPTTSVACKTGQQKFAAMIARVTPHNDSAIVLELDVEAAVPAFLPGQYVNIDVPDSGQSRSYSFSSAPGEQRIGFLIKKIPGGLMSNWLERAEAGTKLELTGPLGSFYLRDVRRPLLFLAGGTGLAPFLSMLEVLARTGSEQKIHLIYGVTRDFDLVLVDDIEAYAARLPNFSFTTVVAEEASSHTQKGWVTQHMPAEVLHGGDVDVYLCGPPPMVEAVRRYFDDNGVKPNSFHYEKFTPNAVVKEAA; encoded by the coding sequence ATGGCCAGCTACAGGATTGCATTGAACTTCGAGGACGGGGTGACCCGCTTCATCGAATGCAAGGACGGCGAGAAGGTGCTCGATGCCGCCTTCCGCAACAAGATCAACCTGCCGATGGACTGTTCCGACGGCGTGTGCGGCACCTGCAAGTGCCGCGCCGAGAGCGGCAGCTACGACCTCGGCGACGACTTCATCGACGATGCGCTGACCGCCGACGAGGCCGAGAGCGGTCTCGTGCTGACCTGCCAGATGAAGCCGGCCTCGGACTGCGTCATCGCCGTGCCGACGACATCGGTGGCCTGCAAAACCGGGCAGCAGAAATTCGCCGCTATGATCGCACGGGTGACGCCGCACAACGACTCGGCGATCGTGTTGGAGCTGGATGTCGAAGCCGCCGTGCCCGCCTTCCTGCCCGGTCAGTACGTCAACATCGACGTGCCGGACAGCGGCCAGAGCCGATCCTATTCGTTCAGCTCGGCGCCGGGCGAGCAGCGGATCGGCTTCCTCATCAAGAAGATACCGGGTGGGCTGATGAGCAACTGGCTGGAGCGCGCCGAGGCCGGCACGAAACTCGAGCTCACAGGTCCGCTGGGGAGCTTCTACCTCCGCGACGTCCGGAGACCGCTTCTGTTCCTCGCCGGTGGCACGGGCCTCGCGCCGTTCCTGTCGATGCTGGAAGTTCTAGCGCGCACAGGGTCGGAACAGAAGATCCACCTGATCTATGGCGTGACACGTGATTTCGATCTGGTTCTCGTCGACGACATCGAAGCCTATGCGGCGCGCCTGCCAAACTTCAGCTTCACGACGGTGGTCGCCGAGGAGGCTTCCAGCCATACGCAAAAGGGCTGGGTCACCCAGCACATGCCGGCCGAGGTGCTTCATGGCGGCGATGTCGACGTCTATCTCTGCGGGCCCCCGCCGATGGTCGAGGCCGTGCGCAGGTATTTTGACGACAACGGCGTGAAGCCCAACAGCTTCCACTACGAGAAGTTCACGCCCAATGCAGTCGTGAAGGAGGCCGCATGA
- a CDS encoding ArsR/SmtB family transcription factor produces MDEIQTIVALAALAQSTRLRTFRLLVEREPDGIAAGELARLVDVPQNTMSAHLSTLAQAGLVRGDRQSRSIIYRADLDRFRAVMLYLLQDCCGGNASLCAPLISDLTPCCAPREAQTR; encoded by the coding sequence ATGGATGAAATTCAAACGATCGTGGCTCTTGCCGCCCTTGCCCAATCCACTCGCTTGAGGACGTTCCGGCTGCTGGTCGAGCGGGAACCGGACGGTATCGCCGCCGGCGAACTGGCCAGGCTGGTCGATGTGCCGCAGAACACGATGTCGGCACATCTTTCGACGCTCGCCCAGGCGGGGCTGGTCCGGGGCGATCGGCAAAGCCGTTCGATCATTTATCGCGCCGATCTCGATCGCTTCCGCGCCGTGATGCTCTACCTGCTGCAAGACTGCTGCGGCGGCAATGCGAGCCTCTGCGCGCCATTGATTTCAGATTTGACCCCATGCTGCGCTCCGAGGGAAGCGCAGACACGTTGA
- the benB gene encoding benzoate 1,2-dioxygenase small subunit — MSASHESICAFLYREARLLDDREWDEWLTCYAPDVTYWMPAWDDDDQPTEDPQSQISLIYYPNRDGLEDRVFRIKTERSGASTPEPRTSHNVTNVEMLEDRGDEVDVRYNFHTLNHRYKVTDQFFGTMFVTLRKSGACFLISNKKIVLKNDYIRQVIDVYHI; from the coding sequence ATGAGCGCTTCGCACGAATCCATCTGCGCGTTCCTCTACCGGGAAGCGCGCCTTCTGGACGATCGTGAGTGGGACGAATGGCTCACTTGCTATGCGCCGGATGTGACCTACTGGATGCCGGCATGGGACGACGACGACCAGCCTACCGAAGACCCGCAGTCGCAGATCTCGCTGATCTACTATCCGAACCGCGACGGCCTCGAAGACCGGGTATTCCGTATCAAGACCGAGCGTTCCGGCGCCTCGACGCCGGAGCCACGCACCAGCCACAATGTCACCAATGTCGAAATGCTCGAGGATCGGGGCGACGAGGTCGACGTGCGCTACAACTTCCACACGTTGAACCATCGCTACAAGGTCACCGACCAGTTCTTCGGCACCATGTTCGTCACGCTGCGCAAGAGCGGCGCCTGCTTTCTGATCTCGAACAAGAAGATCGTGCTGAAGAACGACTACATCCGCCAGGTCATCGACGTCTATCACATTTGA